A region of Pyxidicoccus parkwaysis DNA encodes the following proteins:
- a CDS encoding Cof-type HAD-IIB family hydrolase, protein MTIKLLIADVDGTMVTKDKVLTVKTQEAVARLRASGIQFTVTSGRPPRGMASLVSALGLTAPLAAFNGGMYVKPDLTTVLAQRTLPPDIARQAVDYLLQAGMDVWVYQATDWFLRDPSAFRVARERSNVGFDPTVVEDLHAVLEAPIKIVGVSEDTARVAHCEAELSRRLGTDASAARSTSYYLDVTHPEANKGMVVREAARLLHLPLEQIAAIGDMLNDLPMLSIAGMGIAMGNANEEVQRLSRHVTRSNDEDGFAHAVDTFLLGQPPFARTELGLPPRTRACLFGLDGVLTQTASLHARAWKQLCDYYLLRHARAAGQAFIPFDLVRDYSHYFDGRPPLEDLRAFLDSRGIDLPESTVRALNDRKGETLNELLRNERVETYEGTLRFVHAARAAGLQTAVVSTSRHTEEMLQTAGIADLFDARLGGTPLPELYLAAARALGVSPEDAVVFDDTPKGVAAARAAHFGYVVGVDRLGRAAELRRQGADLVVGDPAELFEEEARPASEQASLQ, encoded by the coding sequence ATGACCATCAAGTTGCTCATCGCGGATGTCGACGGGACCATGGTGACGAAGGACAAGGTCCTCACCGTGAAGACCCAGGAGGCTGTCGCGCGGCTGCGTGCCAGCGGCATCCAGTTCACCGTCACCAGCGGGCGGCCACCGCGTGGGATGGCCAGCCTCGTGTCCGCGCTGGGGCTCACCGCGCCCCTGGCCGCCTTCAACGGCGGCATGTACGTCAAGCCAGACCTCACGACGGTGCTGGCGCAGCGGACCCTTCCACCGGACATCGCCAGGCAGGCCGTGGACTACCTCCTGCAAGCAGGCATGGATGTCTGGGTGTATCAGGCCACCGACTGGTTCCTTCGAGACCCGAGCGCGTTCCGCGTGGCGCGAGAGCGGAGCAACGTCGGGTTCGACCCCACCGTCGTCGAGGACCTGCACGCCGTGCTCGAAGCCCCCATCAAAATCGTGGGAGTGAGCGAGGACACGGCGCGAGTCGCGCACTGCGAGGCCGAGCTCTCCCGGCGGCTGGGAACCGACGCGTCGGCGGCACGCTCGACGTCCTACTACCTCGACGTCACCCACCCCGAGGCGAACAAGGGCATGGTCGTGCGCGAGGCCGCGCGCCTGCTCCACCTTCCCCTGGAGCAGATTGCCGCCATCGGGGACATGCTCAATGACCTGCCCATGCTGAGCATCGCCGGAATGGGCATCGCCATGGGCAACGCCAACGAGGAGGTCCAGCGGCTCTCCCGCCACGTCACGCGCTCCAACGACGAGGACGGCTTCGCCCACGCAGTGGACACCTTCCTCCTCGGCCAGCCGCCCTTCGCGCGAACGGAGCTCGGGCTTCCACCCCGCACGCGCGCGTGCCTCTTCGGCCTCGACGGCGTCCTCACCCAGACGGCCAGCCTCCACGCCCGGGCCTGGAAGCAGCTCTGCGACTACTACCTGCTGCGGCATGCGCGCGCGGCGGGGCAGGCCTTCATCCCCTTCGACCTCGTGCGCGACTACAGCCACTACTTCGACGGCAGGCCGCCCCTGGAGGACCTCCGCGCGTTCCTCGACTCGCGCGGCATCGACCTGCCGGAGAGCACCGTCCGCGCGCTCAACGACCGGAAGGGCGAGACGCTCAACGAGCTGCTCCGCAACGAGCGCGTGGAGACCTACGAGGGCACGCTGCGCTTCGTCCACGCGGCGCGCGCCGCGGGCCTCCAGACCGCGGTCGTCTCCACGAGCAGGCACACCGAGGAGATGCTCCAGACGGCCGGCATCGCGGACCTCTTCGACGCGCGGCTGGGCGGCACCCCGCTCCCCGAGCTCTACCTCGCGGCCGCACGGGCCCTGGGGGTGAGCCCCGAGGACGCGGTCGTCTTCGACGACACGCCCAAGGGCGTCGCGGCCGCGCGCGCGGCCCACTTCGGCTACGTCGTGGGTGTGGACCGCCTGGGCCGGGCCGCGGAGCTGCGCCGCCAGGGCGCGGACCTCGTGGTGGGCGACCCGGCCGAGCTCTTCGAGGAGGAGGCGCGTCCCGCCTCGGAGCAGGCGAGCCTTCAGTAG
- a CDS encoding class I fructose-bisphosphate aldolase produces the protein MPTLPTLAETARALVADGKGILAADETVSTITKRLKARGIESTADSRRAYREMLFSAPDIAGLIGGVILQDETIRQDSSTGIPLVDLLAGRGIIPGIKVDAGVRPLAGSSGEVITEGLDGLRERLEEYRDLGARFAKWRAVFTIRDGQPSEWCIRANANALARYAVLCQEQGLVPIVEPEVLMDGAHALERCEEVTGRVLRGVFDELYVARVSLEGMLLKPNMAISGQDAPRKASAREVAEATLRVLMRHVPPAVPGIVFLSGGQDHVQATENLNAINQLEVQKPWKLTFSYGRALQDEALQAWQGRAENVPAGQQLFHHRAWCDSAAALGRYRGDMEGLHSTQMGDTPWQTQ, from the coding sequence ATGCCGACACTGCCAACCCTCGCTGAAACCGCGCGAGCACTCGTCGCCGACGGCAAGGGCATCCTGGCGGCGGACGAGACGGTCTCCACGATTACGAAGCGCCTGAAGGCGCGCGGCATCGAGTCGACCGCCGACAGCCGCCGCGCCTACCGGGAGATGCTCTTCAGCGCCCCCGACATCGCCGGCTTGATTGGCGGGGTCATCCTCCAGGACGAGACCATCCGCCAGGACAGCTCGACGGGCATTCCCCTGGTCGACCTGCTCGCGGGCCGGGGCATCATCCCCGGCATCAAGGTGGACGCCGGTGTCCGCCCGCTGGCCGGCTCGTCCGGAGAGGTCATCACGGAGGGGCTCGACGGGCTCCGTGAGCGGCTCGAGGAGTACCGCGACCTCGGCGCGCGCTTCGCCAAGTGGCGCGCGGTCTTCACCATCCGCGACGGGCAGCCGTCCGAGTGGTGCATCCGCGCGAATGCGAACGCGCTCGCTCGCTATGCCGTGCTCTGCCAGGAGCAGGGCCTGGTGCCGATTGTCGAGCCCGAGGTCCTGATGGACGGCGCGCACGCGCTCGAGCGGTGCGAAGAGGTAACGGGGCGCGTGCTGCGCGGAGTCTTCGACGAGCTCTACGTCGCGCGCGTGTCCCTGGAGGGGATGCTGCTCAAGCCCAACATGGCCATTTCGGGCCAGGACGCCCCCCGGAAGGCCTCGGCGCGGGAAGTGGCGGAGGCGACGCTGCGCGTGCTGATGCGCCATGTGCCGCCCGCGGTGCCCGGCATCGTCTTCCTCTCCGGCGGCCAGGACCATGTCCAGGCCACCGAGAACCTCAACGCCATCAATCAACTGGAGGTCCAGAAGCCCTGGAAGCTGACCTTCTCCTACGGCCGCGCGCTGCAGGACGAGGCGCTCCAGGCCTGGCAGGGGCGCGCGGAGAACGTGCCCGCCGGCCAGCAGCTCTTCCACCACCGCGCGTGGTGCGACAGCGCGGCGGCCCTGGGCCGGTACCGCGGCGACATGGAAGGCCTTCACAGCACCCAGATGGGAGACACGCCATGGCAGACCCAGTAG
- a CDS encoding HlyD family secretion protein, translating to MAKKLKNPKAKWAIGLIAIAIIAFIGFRIWKGKQGELPEGIIAGNGRIEAKLVDVAAKEPLRVQKIFVNEGDLVRPNQVLVQLDTTTLQANLAEANANVAAMNERLAVSQASIVKQKSEIELATIELERARRLVKDGAGSQRDLDVRASKLETTKATLAEAEAMLKSSTEQVEVAKASAKTIQTRIADATLKSPVTGRVLYRLAEAGEVLQPGGAALTVVNLEDVYMEIFLPANEAAAIKLGSEARITVDYEPDRAVPGYVSFVSPEAQFTPKQVETKSEREKLVFRVKVQIPKELATRYVEQIKTGIRGVGYVKVNPNAQWPARLQKVITAESASR from the coding sequence ATGGCCAAGAAACTCAAGAATCCAAAGGCCAAATGGGCCATCGGGTTGATTGCCATTGCAATCATCGCGTTCATTGGCTTCCGAATTTGGAAGGGAAAGCAAGGCGAGCTGCCGGAGGGCATCATCGCGGGCAACGGCCGCATCGAGGCCAAGCTGGTCGACGTCGCCGCCAAGGAACCCCTGCGGGTCCAGAAGATATTCGTGAATGAAGGCGACCTCGTCAGGCCCAACCAGGTGCTGGTGCAATTGGATACCACCACCCTGCAGGCCAACCTGGCGGAAGCCAATGCGAACGTCGCCGCCATGAACGAACGCCTCGCGGTGTCCCAGGCGTCCATCGTCAAGCAGAAGAGTGAAATCGAGCTGGCCACCATCGAGCTCGAGCGCGCGCGGCGTCTGGTGAAGGACGGCGCCGGCTCGCAGCGGGACCTGGACGTGCGCGCGAGCAAGCTGGAGACGACCAAGGCCACCCTGGCGGAAGCCGAAGCCATGCTGAAGTCCTCCACGGAGCAGGTGGAGGTCGCGAAGGCCAGCGCGAAGACCATCCAGACGCGCATCGCGGACGCGACGCTCAAGTCGCCGGTGACGGGACGGGTCCTCTACCGCCTCGCCGAGGCGGGTGAAGTCCTGCAGCCCGGCGGAGCGGCGCTGACGGTGGTCAACCTGGAAGACGTCTACATGGAGATCTTCCTGCCGGCCAACGAGGCCGCGGCCATAAAGCTCGGCTCGGAGGCGCGCATCACCGTGGACTACGAGCCGGACCGCGCGGTCCCCGGCTACGTCAGCTTCGTGTCCCCGGAGGCGCAGTTCACCCCCAAGCAGGTCGAGACGAAGAGCGAGCGCGAGAAGCTGGTGTTCCGGGTGAAGGTCCAGATTCCCAAGGAGCTGGCCACCCGCTACGTCGAGCAGATCAAGACGGGCATCCGCGGCGTCGGCTACGTCAAGGTGAACCCCAACGCGCAGTGGCCGGCCCGCTTGCAGAAGGTCATCACGGCCGAGTCGGCCTCCCGGTAG
- the ppk2 gene encoding polyphosphate kinase 2, producing the protein MKRKDYEKELRKLQARLCLLQDWVKQEGMRVVVVFEGRDAAGKGGTIRAITERVSPRVFRVVALPAPSSREQTQMYLQRYVPHFPAAGEIVIFDRSWYNRAGVEPVMGFCTPEEHERFLEGCPVFEKYMVDSGIILLKVWLEVGKEEQQRRFEARIEDPLRQWKLSPMDIKSWTRWYGYSKARDQMFAATDTSFAPWHILRSDDKKRARLNCIRFLLENIPHKRVKHSKVKLPRRSNRGAYDDAASIEGRNFVPTHY; encoded by the coding sequence ATGAAGCGCAAGGACTACGAGAAGGAGCTGCGCAAGCTCCAGGCGCGGCTCTGCCTGCTCCAGGACTGGGTGAAGCAGGAGGGCATGCGCGTCGTGGTGGTCTTCGAGGGGCGGGACGCGGCGGGCAAGGGTGGCACCATTCGCGCCATCACCGAGCGGGTGAGCCCGCGCGTGTTCCGGGTGGTGGCGCTCCCGGCGCCGTCGAGCCGGGAGCAGACGCAGATGTACCTCCAGCGGTACGTGCCGCATTTCCCGGCGGCGGGCGAAATCGTCATCTTCGACCGCAGTTGGTACAACCGCGCGGGCGTGGAGCCCGTCATGGGCTTCTGCACTCCCGAGGAGCACGAGCGCTTCCTGGAGGGATGCCCCGTCTTCGAGAAGTACATGGTCGACAGCGGAATCATCCTGCTGAAGGTCTGGCTCGAGGTCGGCAAGGAGGAGCAGCAGCGGAGATTCGAGGCGCGAATCGAAGACCCGCTGCGGCAGTGGAAGCTGAGCCCCATGGACATCAAGTCCTGGACGCGCTGGTACGGCTATTCCAAGGCGAGGGACCAGATGTTCGCCGCGACGGACACGTCGTTCGCGCCGTGGCACATCCTCCGGTCCGACGACAAGAAGCGCGCGCGGCTCAACTGCATCCGCTTCCTGCTGGAGAACATTCCCCACAAACGGGTGAAGCACTCCAAGGTGAAGCTGCCCCGCCGCTCGAACCGCGGGGCGTATGACGATGCCGCTTCCATCGAGGGGCGGAACTTCGTCCCCACGCACTACTGA
- the rbbA gene encoding ribosome-associated ATPase/putative transporter RbbA, which yields MASSASPASPGAVPSGPVVSIQDVTHRYGEVVALNRLSLDFPTGIMVGIVGPDGVGKSTLMALVAGSKKMQEGKVIVLGGDIADVRHRRAVGPRIAYMPQGLGKNLYLELSVYDNVDFMARLFGLSPEERKVRIPQLLEATGLAKFAARPAGKLSGGMKQKVGLCGALVHDPDLLILDEPTTGVDPLSRRQFWTLIDDIRAGRPGMSVMISTAYMDEAQQWDWIVAMDEGRVLSTGTPAELMSRTGTSDLEQCFIALLPEEKRKGHKAVTIPPRPPAQGNLAIEAHGLTRRFGTFTAVDHVTLSIERGEIFGFLGSNGCGKSTTMKMLTGLLPPTEGSAKLFGSSVEAGSMEVRKNLGYMTQAFSLYGELTVRENLVLHARLYHLSEEQAKRRIDELVERFGLGAHLEASAESLPMGLRQRLSLAVAVLHGPQILILDEPTSGVDPVARDSFWELLIDLSRNQGVTIFVTTHFMNEGMRCDRISLMHAGRVLAADEPQKLIDAKKADGLETAFIAYMEDAIAEGERAEKKKKEAAPSPAPAPAKPVAESPAVAPPPQPQQQSAWRLGLGRMLAYAHNEAVQIRRDPVRLAFAFIGSALLMLVFGFGITTDVEDIRFAALDLDQSSESRAYLDQFTAARPYFAWTPPAQSADEALRRLQSDDVSVVLEIPPNFGRDFRRRSGPEVLAQVDGAMTFRGDTVEQYVQGVHNGMLRDPATGLGTAEPQPYTANLEERFMYNPTFESIYSIVPSVPALLLLLIPAILMTVSIVREKELGSIINFYVTPTGRLEYLIGKQLPYIAIGMANFFILAALTLIVFRVPIKGSFLMLMLCTLFYVMATTGLGMVTSTFTGSQVAAVFVTAILTIVPTIQFSGLLQPVSTLQGTAALIGSIWPASYYMHASLGAYTKGLGAGLIVRDVLFLIACVPVLLAISFVGLRKQEK from the coding sequence ATGGCTTCTTCCGCGTCTCCAGCTTCGCCGGGTGCCGTGCCGAGCGGGCCCGTCGTCTCCATCCAGGACGTGACGCACCGCTACGGTGAGGTCGTCGCGTTGAATCGCCTGTCGCTCGACTTTCCCACCGGCATCATGGTGGGAATCGTGGGGCCGGACGGCGTGGGCAAGTCCACGCTGATGGCCCTGGTCGCCGGCTCCAAGAAGATGCAGGAGGGCAAGGTCATCGTCCTCGGCGGTGACATCGCCGACGTCCGGCACCGGCGCGCGGTGGGCCCGCGAATCGCATACATGCCGCAGGGCCTGGGCAAGAATCTCTACCTGGAGCTCAGCGTCTACGACAACGTCGACTTCATGGCCCGCCTCTTCGGGCTGTCCCCCGAGGAGCGCAAGGTCCGCATCCCGCAATTGCTCGAGGCCACCGGGCTGGCGAAGTTCGCGGCGCGGCCCGCCGGCAAGCTGTCGGGCGGCATGAAGCAGAAGGTGGGCCTGTGCGGCGCGCTGGTGCACGACCCGGACCTGCTCATCCTCGACGAGCCCACCACCGGTGTGGACCCGCTGTCCCGGCGGCAGTTCTGGACGCTCATCGACGACATCCGCGCGGGGCGCCCGGGGATGAGCGTCATGATCTCCACGGCCTACATGGACGAGGCCCAGCAGTGGGACTGGATTGTCGCGATGGACGAGGGCCGCGTGCTGTCCACGGGGACGCCCGCGGAGCTGATGTCACGCACGGGGACGAGCGACCTGGAGCAGTGCTTCATCGCGCTGCTCCCCGAGGAGAAGCGCAAGGGACACAAGGCTGTCACCATTCCGCCCCGTCCACCGGCCCAGGGGAATCTGGCCATCGAGGCCCACGGGCTGACGCGCCGCTTCGGCACCTTCACCGCCGTGGACCACGTCACCCTGTCGATTGAGCGCGGTGAAATCTTCGGCTTCCTCGGCTCCAACGGCTGCGGCAAGTCCACCACGATGAAGATGCTGACCGGACTGCTGCCACCCACGGAGGGGTCGGCGAAGCTCTTCGGCAGCTCCGTCGAGGCCGGCAGCATGGAGGTCCGCAAGAACCTCGGCTACATGACGCAGGCCTTCTCGCTCTACGGCGAGCTGACCGTGCGCGAGAACCTGGTCCTGCACGCCCGGCTCTACCACCTGTCGGAGGAGCAGGCGAAGCGGCGCATCGACGAATTGGTGGAGCGCTTCGGCCTGGGCGCGCACCTGGAGGCGTCCGCCGAGTCGCTGCCCATGGGCCTGCGCCAGCGCCTCTCCCTGGCTGTCGCCGTGCTGCACGGGCCACAAATCCTCATCCTGGACGAGCCCACGTCGGGCGTGGACCCGGTCGCCCGCGACAGCTTCTGGGAATTGCTCATCGACCTGTCGCGCAACCAGGGCGTCACCATCTTCGTGACGACGCACTTCATGAACGAGGGCATGCGCTGCGACCGCATCTCCCTCATGCACGCGGGCAGGGTGCTCGCGGCCGATGAGCCCCAGAAGCTCATCGATGCCAAGAAGGCCGACGGCCTGGAGACCGCCTTCATCGCCTACATGGAGGACGCCATCGCCGAGGGCGAGCGCGCGGAGAAGAAGAAGAAGGAGGCGGCCCCCTCCCCTGCTCCCGCTCCCGCGAAGCCCGTGGCCGAATCGCCCGCGGTTGCGCCACCGCCGCAGCCACAGCAGCAGAGCGCCTGGCGGCTGGGGCTCGGCCGGATGCTCGCGTACGCCCACAACGAGGCGGTGCAGATTCGCAGAGACCCGGTGCGCCTGGCGTTCGCCTTCATCGGCTCGGCGCTGCTGATGCTCGTCTTCGGCTTCGGCATCACCACCGACGTCGAGGACATCCGCTTCGCCGCGCTGGACCTGGACCAGTCGTCCGAGAGCCGCGCATACCTCGACCAGTTCACCGCCGCGAGGCCCTACTTCGCGTGGACTCCGCCCGCCCAGTCCGCGGACGAGGCGCTCCGCCGGTTGCAGTCGGACGATGTCTCGGTGGTGCTGGAGATTCCTCCCAACTTCGGCCGGGACTTCCGGCGGCGCTCCGGCCCCGAGGTGCTGGCGCAGGTGGACGGCGCCATGACGTTCCGGGGTGACACCGTCGAGCAATACGTCCAGGGCGTCCATAACGGGATGCTGAGGGACCCCGCGACCGGCCTCGGGACGGCCGAGCCCCAGCCGTACACGGCCAACCTCGAAGAACGCTTCATGTACAACCCGACCTTCGAGAGCATCTACTCCATCGTGCCCAGCGTCCCCGCGCTGCTGCTCTTGCTGATACCCGCCATTCTCATGACGGTCAGCATCGTGCGTGAGAAGGAGCTGGGCTCCATCATCAACTTCTACGTCACGCCCACGGGACGGCTGGAGTACCTGATTGGGAAGCAATTGCCATACATCGCCATCGGCATGGCCAACTTCTTCATCCTGGCCGCGCTGACGCTGATTGTCTTCCGCGTGCCCATCAAGGGCAGCTTCCTGATGTTGATGCTCTGCACGCTGTTCTACGTCATGGCGACGACGGGGCTGGGGATGGTGACGTCCACCTTCACGGGCAGCCAGGTCGCGGCCGTGTTCGTCACGGCCATCCTGACCATCGTCCCGACCATCCAGTTCTCCGGCCTCCTGCAGCCCGTCTCGACGTTGCAGGGCACCGCGGCGCTCATCGGCTCCATCTGGCCGGCCTCCTATTACATGCACGCCAGCCTGGGGGCCTACACAAAGGGACTCGGAGCAGGTCTCATCGTGCGGGACGTCCTCTTCCTGATCGCGTGCGTTCCCGTCCTCCTGGCCATCAGCTTCGTCGGCCTGAGGAAGCAGGAGAAATAA
- a CDS encoding efflux transporter outer membrane subunit: MRGTCNNKQGMRQGLPPFAGALPLLGVLSALAGCSVGPKFKKPEATVPHEWSTQGDPRISTQAATETAWWKTFGDPTLDRLVELAYQQNLPLQIAGLRIVEARAQLGVLTGQQYPQVQVAVASGNAVGVSENSPNVPDIPGFDRRYLDYQVGFDAVWELDFWGKYRRGVEAGTAGLLASVADYESGVVSLTAEVARTYVAIRTVEVLIAQAEENVRIQEEGLKIAESRFRNGATSELDVAQASTLLESTRASIPRLQVGLEQSHNALSTLLGQPTGAVEALLAGPKQIPVAPATVAVGMPAEILRRRPDVRSAELIAAAQCARIGIAEAELYPSFTIVGSIGLEASNAASASANLFSLNSLVYSIGPRIVWPFLNYGRLKNGVRVEDARFQQLLVNYRNTVLRAAQEVTDALSGFVYAQQALTFEQAAVKSAERAVELSMVQYREGAVDYQRVLDAQRSLLEQQYNLVQASSSIATNLVALYKALGGGWEVRQGQPVVPETIKKEMEARTDWGDVVSKPRKPEAEKSQPQGKQ, translated from the coding sequence ATGCGGGGGACGTGCAACAACAAGCAGGGGATGCGACAGGGGCTTCCACCCTTCGCCGGTGCATTGCCGCTGCTCGGTGTCCTATCGGCGCTCGCCGGGTGCTCGGTGGGACCGAAGTTCAAGAAGCCCGAGGCCACGGTGCCCCATGAATGGAGCACCCAGGGCGACCCGCGCATCTCCACGCAGGCCGCGACGGAGACCGCGTGGTGGAAGACCTTCGGGGACCCCACGCTCGACCGGCTGGTCGAGCTCGCGTACCAGCAGAACCTGCCATTGCAGATAGCCGGGCTGCGCATCGTGGAGGCCCGCGCCCAGTTGGGCGTCCTCACCGGCCAGCAATATCCGCAGGTGCAGGTGGCTGTCGCGAGCGGGAACGCGGTGGGCGTCAGCGAGAACTCGCCCAACGTGCCAGACATCCCCGGCTTCGACCGGCGCTACCTCGACTACCAGGTGGGCTTCGATGCCGTCTGGGAGCTGGACTTCTGGGGCAAATACCGGCGGGGCGTGGAGGCGGGCACCGCCGGCCTGCTCGCGTCGGTGGCGGACTACGAGTCCGGCGTCGTGTCGCTCACCGCGGAGGTGGCGCGGACCTACGTCGCGATTCGCACCGTCGAGGTGCTCATCGCGCAGGCCGAGGAGAACGTCCGGATTCAGGAGGAAGGGCTCAAGATCGCCGAGTCGCGCTTCCGCAACGGCGCCACCTCGGAGCTCGACGTGGCCCAGGCCTCGACGCTGCTGGAGAGCACCCGGGCCTCCATCCCCCGGCTCCAGGTGGGGCTGGAGCAGTCCCACAACGCGCTGAGCACGCTCCTGGGGCAGCCCACGGGCGCGGTGGAGGCGCTGCTGGCGGGGCCCAAGCAGATTCCCGTGGCGCCCGCGACGGTGGCCGTCGGCATGCCCGCGGAGATTCTGCGGCGGCGTCCGGATGTCCGCAGCGCGGAGCTGATTGCCGCCGCGCAGTGTGCCCGCATCGGTATCGCCGAGGCGGAGCTCTATCCGAGCTTCACCATCGTGGGCTCCATCGGGCTCGAGGCGAGCAACGCGGCCTCCGCCTCCGCCAACCTCTTCTCGCTCAACAGTCTGGTGTATTCCATTGGCCCCCGCATCGTCTGGCCCTTCCTGAACTACGGCCGTCTGAAGAACGGCGTGCGCGTAGAGGACGCGCGGTTCCAGCAATTGCTGGTCAACTACCGCAACACGGTGCTCAGGGCCGCCCAGGAGGTGACGGACGCCCTGTCGGGCTTCGTCTACGCCCAGCAGGCCCTCACCTTCGAGCAGGCCGCCGTGAAGTCCGCCGAGCGGGCGGTGGAGCTGTCCATGGTGCAGTACCGGGAAGGCGCCGTGGACTACCAGCGCGTGCTGGATGCGCAACGCTCACTCCTCGAGCAGCAGTACAACCTGGTCCAGGCGAGCTCCTCCATCGCCACGAACCTGGTCGCCCTCTACAAGGCGCTGGGTGGAGGCTGGGAGGTGCGCCAGGGCCAGCCCGTCGTCCCGGAGACCATCAAGAAGGAGATGGAAGCCCGGACCGACTGGGGCGACGTGGTTTCCAAGCCCCGGAAGCCCGAAGCCGAGAAGAGCCAGCCCCAGGGGAAGCAATAG